GAACAGCCGGGCGTCGCCGATCCGTCCGGCGGCGGCGAGGTCGCGCAGGTGGCGGGCGTACTCGACGTCGGTGTGCAGGGTGTCGAACGGGTTGCCCTCCTCGACGGTGCCGGGGATGGCGTACACCAGGGCGCGGCCGGCCAGGCTCGCCCGGCTGGGCCAGTTCCCGGCCCGGGCGGCGTCGTCGAGGGTGGCGTAGCTGCCGCCGCCGGGCTTGGCGAGCAGGTCGGCGGGGCGGAAGGCGGCGCTGCCGAGGTGGGCGGCGATCAGCGCGTCGAGTTCGGCGGGGCCCATGCCGCGGTTGCCGGCGAAGCCGCCCTTGAGTTCGAGCTTGACGGTCAGCGGGCCGGCCGACGGGTGGGCGGCGAGCCAGACCCGGACGTCGTCCAGGCAGGTCTCCAGGTTCTTGTTGGCGCCGCCGGTGTACAGCTGGGCGGCGGAGGACGCGGTGACGCAGTTGTTGGAGTTGCCCAGCGGGTTGGAGTGGCTGACCTTCCACTCCTTGGTGACGGTGTCGGTCCACACGTCGAGCTCGATCATCGCGGTGCCGGTGTCCAGGCCCTGCGCCAGGAACCCGAAGGCGGCCGGGTCGTAGGTGTTGTGGATGCCGACACCGGCGGTGGAGGCGAACGGCAGCTCGGCGGGGGTGGCGGCGTCGGCGCTGCCGCCGAGGCCGATCGGGAGCGCGAAGGCCGCGGCGAGCGCGGCGGTGGCGGTGGCGATGCGGCGGAGCTTCATGCGACAGGTCCCCTCGTCGGTCGGGTGGCGGGCAGTAGCATCGCCACCCCCGACGACCTTGAGGTGACATGACAAAGAAGGATGGCGGAAACTGACGCGGCGTCAAGACACGGCGACAACGCCCCAGGCTTCACTCACAGCAGAGCGCCACGCCCTTCCCCCGACGCCCCCGATGCCTACGCTGGAGGGATGAGCACTCCTGCGCCGGACCACGCCCGCGTCATCCCGCTGCGCCCGCAGGGCGCCCCGCCCGCCGTCCGGCCTGCCGTGCGGCCCGTGCCGGAGCCGGTTTCCGCCCCGCGCGAGCCGCTCTGGCGGGACGTGGTCGGCGGGGTGCTGCGGCAGCAACGGCTGGCCCAGAAGCGGACGTTG
The DNA window shown above is from Streptomyces sp. TLI_171 and carries:
- a CDS encoding phosphatidylinositol-specific phospholipase C domain-containing protein; this translates as MKLRRIATATAALAAAFALPIGLGGSADAATPAELPFASTAGVGIHNTYDPAAFGFLAQGLDTGTAMIELDVWTDTVTKEWKVSHSNPLGNSNNCVTASSAAQLYTGGANKNLETCLDDVRVWLAAHPSAGPLTVKLELKGGFAGNRGMGPAELDALIAAHLGSAAFRPADLLAKPGGGSYATLDDAARAGNWPSRASLAGRALVYAIPGTVEEGNPFDTLHTDVEYARHLRDLAAAGRIGDARLFPAVHGAAAGDPRNGYSETGIRPWFVVFDGDAAAYQNGIDTSWYDARHYLLTMTDAQNVAPAISATDPTADQARARAVQLAAAHATLVSADWRHLPEIQSLVLPRG